One window of Psychrobacillus sp. FSL H8-0483 genomic DNA carries:
- a CDS encoding esterase family protein, whose translation MNRGTLQDITIYSEALQEEMQLLIYLPPNYSPLYKYSVLIASDGKDYFQLGRISRIADELYENDEIENLIIVGVPYKNVKDRRAKYHPDGEKHTAYTRFLAQELVPYIDEHYPTYQIGMGRALIGDSLAATVSLLTALNYPNTFGKVIMHSPLVNDYVLEKIESNKVVHAFSLYHVIGNEETAVKTGDGLLTDFITPNRKLHKLLISKGYSTFYEELNGDHTWKLWQPDVKRSLVNNFSL comes from the coding sequence ATGAACAGAGGAACACTGCAAGATATAACGATTTATAGCGAAGCACTTCAAGAAGAAATGCAATTGCTTATTTATTTACCACCAAATTATTCACCATTATACAAATATTCTGTTCTGATAGCTTCTGATGGGAAAGACTATTTTCAACTTGGTAGAATTTCTCGCATAGCAGACGAATTATATGAAAATGATGAAATTGAAAATTTAATAATTGTTGGTGTCCCCTACAAAAATGTAAAAGACCGTAGAGCAAAATACCACCCGGATGGTGAAAAGCATACTGCATATACCCGCTTTTTAGCACAAGAACTTGTACCATATATTGACGAGCACTACCCAACTTATCAAATTGGAATGGGGAGGGCCCTAATCGGGGATTCACTGGCTGCAACCGTATCGTTGCTTACTGCACTTAACTATCCTAATACATTTGGAAAAGTAATTATGCATTCCCCCCTTGTAAATGACTATGTATTAGAAAAAATAGAAAGCAATAAAGTAGTCCATGCTTTTTCTCTCTATCATGTCATAGGCAATGAAGAAACTGCAGTAAAAACTGGGGATGGATTATTAACCGATTTCATCACGCCAAATAGAAAATTGCATAAATTACTAATAAGTAAAGGATATTCGACGTTCTATGAAGAATTAAATGGAGACCATACTTGGAAGCTTTGGCAACCAGATGTAAAAAGATCACTAGTAAACAATTTCAGTTTATAA
- a CDS encoding DNA-3-methyladenine glycosylase — protein sequence MTQTIELPFAYRFDDAIARLALDPLNAVDINNQLVKIPLDHSIITLQSIGSFHEPKFEITGIESDEQLHRISSIFHFNRSLESVNAHFAKTNLHELFSKFEGTPIITDYSLFANLIKSIIHQQLNLSFARTLTTRFVKSFGTQVDDVWIYPTADKIANLDVDTLKSMQFSARKAEYIIGISQAIAQGELRLESLSNETDENILKILTKYRGIGPWTAESFLLFGLGRENLFPVGDIGLQNSLKQLWKMENKPIKEEINSHFKAWSPYLSYAALYLWRNIE from the coding sequence TTGACGCAGACAATTGAATTACCTTTCGCTTATAGATTTGATGACGCAATTGCAAGACTTGCTTTAGACCCTCTAAATGCAGTAGATATAAACAATCAATTAGTAAAAATACCATTAGATCATTCGATTATCACTTTGCAAAGTATTGGATCATTTCATGAGCCAAAATTTGAGATAACTGGAATTGAATCGGATGAACAGCTTCATCGTATTTCTTCCATATTTCACTTTAATCGTAGTTTAGAATCAGTTAATGCTCACTTTGCTAAAACAAATTTGCATGAATTATTTTCTAAATTTGAAGGTACACCTATTATTACCGATTATTCTTTATTCGCAAATCTGATTAAGAGCATTATTCATCAACAACTAAATCTCTCTTTTGCAAGAACATTAACTACCCGTTTTGTGAAAAGTTTTGGAACACAAGTGGATGATGTATGGATTTACCCGACAGCTGATAAGATAGCAAACCTTGATGTGGATACACTAAAGAGCATGCAATTTAGTGCAAGGAAAGCAGAGTATATAATTGGTATCTCTCAAGCAATAGCACAAGGAGAGTTACGGTTAGAATCCCTTTCGAATGAAACAGACGAAAACATCTTAAAAATACTCACTAAATATCGTGGAATCGGCCCTTGGACGGCAGAAAGCTTCTTACTTTTTGGACTTGGGCGAGAAAATCTATTTCCAGTGGGGGATATAGGTCTTCAAAACTCATTGAAACAACTTTGGAAAATGGAGAATAAGCCAATAAAAGAAGAAATCAATTCTCATTTTAAAGCTTGGTCTCCATATCTTAGTTATGCCGCCTTATATCTATGGAGAAATATCGAATAA
- a CDS encoding phosphatidylglycerophosphatase A codes for MDKQTSRVHSRTVEQATHDALKRRGVTIDEIATIVYEMQFPYNKGLTIEHCVESIKSVLKKREMQHAILVGIELDELAEKKMLSAPLQQIVEADEGLFGVDETIALGAVYTYGSIAVTTFGHLDKNKTGLISKLDTKIGGGIHTFLDDLVASIAACAASRLAHRTRDLEEANETFADISPKETAPESNIEGTRT; via the coding sequence ATGGATAAACAAACTTCAAGAGTACATTCAAGAACAGTTGAACAAGCAACACACGATGCTTTAAAACGAAGAGGGGTAACAATCGATGAGATTGCTACAATTGTATATGAAATGCAATTTCCATACAATAAAGGACTAACAATTGAGCATTGTGTCGAATCCATAAAAAGTGTGTTAAAAAAGAGAGAAATGCAACATGCAATTTTAGTGGGCATTGAACTGGATGAACTTGCCGAGAAAAAAATGTTATCAGCGCCACTTCAACAAATAGTCGAAGCTGATGAAGGCTTATTTGGAGTAGATGAAACAATTGCATTAGGTGCTGTATATACTTATGGGAGCATAGCAGTTACAACTTTTGGTCATTTAGACAAAAATAAAACTGGCTTAATTTCGAAACTGGATACAAAAATAGGTGGAGGTATTCATACATTTTTAGATGATCTTGTTGCAAGTATTGCAGCATGTGCTGCCTCTCGTTTAGCACACCGCACAAGAGATCTAGAAGAAGCAAATGAAACATTTGCGGACATTTCACCAAAAGAAACGGCACCGGAATCCAACATTGAAGGTACAAGAACGTAA
- a CDS encoding thermonuclease family protein has translation MKKGFILIVISLLFGCSEIPSNGVTKTSGKTDQIPVELVEVIDGDTIKVNNSNIETVRYLLVDTPETNHQTLGKQPYGEEAKVRNKELLNSGDVTIEFDVGNRFDDYDRMLAYIYVDSVSVQETLLEEGLARVAYVFPPNTRYLDVFENASEFAKDAQIGVWETNNYVTSRGFNASVIEEDFNELVTESPGKCEIKGNINRQGKKIYHIRGGKYYEQTNPEEWFCSEQEAQNAGYKKSGE, from the coding sequence ATGAAAAAAGGGTTCATATTAATAGTTATTTCCCTGCTTTTTGGATGCTCGGAAATTCCATCAAACGGCGTCACAAAAACGAGTGGCAAAACTGACCAGATTCCTGTAGAGCTAGTGGAAGTAATTGATGGTGATACAATTAAAGTAAATAATTCAAACATTGAAACAGTTCGATACTTACTTGTTGATACGCCCGAAACAAACCATCAAACACTTGGTAAACAACCGTATGGAGAAGAGGCAAAAGTTCGTAATAAAGAGCTTTTAAACAGCGGCGATGTGACTATTGAATTTGATGTAGGAAATCGATTCGATGACTACGACCGCATGCTTGCCTATATTTACGTAGATAGTGTTAGCGTTCAAGAAACGCTTTTGGAAGAAGGGTTAGCCCGTGTAGCCTACGTATTTCCTCCTAATACAAGATACTTAGACGTGTTTGAAAATGCTTCTGAATTTGCAAAGGATGCTCAAATCGGTGTATGGGAAACAAATAATTACGTTACTTCACGTGGTTTTAATGCCTCTGTTATTGAGGAGGATTTCAATGAACTGGTAACTGAGTCTCCTGGCAAATGTGAGATTAAGGGAAATATTAATCGACAAGGTAAGAAAATTTACCATATTCGAGGTGGGAAGTATTATGAACAAACTAATCCCGAAGAATGGTTCTGTTCCGAACAAGAAGCTCAAAATGCTGGATATAAAAAATCAGGGGAATAA